ATTACTCATCCCGATTATTTAAAACAAATTAAAAAACTTTTTGATGAGGTAATTAAGGGAAATAAATCCGAGTTTGAAATTAAAAAAAAATGCATTAATAAAAGTGGAGTTATTATTGATGTATTTTTACGTGCCAAAACCATTACTCAAAAAGAAAATAAGTCTTCATTAATAATAGGCATTATTAGTGATATTACTGATACAGAAAAAATAAAAAAATCTCTACACGAAAGTGAAAATAGACTTTCAAAAATAATAGAAGCCTCAAATGATGGAATGTGGGATTGGGATTTAAAAACAGATAAGGTTTACTTTGATGACAGATATTACCAAATGGCAGGCTATGAACCTAATGAATTTCCACATGAGTTTAGCGAATTTTCAAAACGAGTTCATCCCGAAGATATTGATTCTGTGTTGAAAGCAGCAAATGATTATCTTAAAGGTAAATCAGAATATTTTAAAATAGAATTTCGCTTTAAGAAAAAAAATAACGATTGGCTTTGCATACAAGGAATAGGCAAAATTGTAGAATATGATAAAGATGGAAAACCATTACGTTTTATAGGAACTCATACTGATATAAGTAAACGTAAAAAGATTGAGGATAAACTTAAAGCAAGTGAAGAAAAATACCGTAGTTTTTTTAAAACCTCACAAGATTGTATTTTTATTTCTTCGGAGAAAGGAAAATGGATTGACATGAGTGATAGTGCTCCAGAATTTTTTGGGTATAGAAATAAAGAAGAATTAAAAAAAATAAATACTTATGATTTATATAAAACCGTATCCGATAGAGATACTCATATTAATGAAATGATCAAACAGGGTTTTACAAAAGAATACCCGATAGAGATGCTAAAGAAGGACGGAAGTGTAATCAATACACTTATAACTTCTGTTTTAATTAAAAATGAAAAGACTAATACCAGTGAATTTCAAGGTGTAATAAGAGATATTACTGAAAAGAAAAAAGTAGAAAAAAAATTAAAGGAAAATGAAAAATTCTTAAAAGAGCTTAATGCTACCAAAGATAGATTTTTCTCAATTATTGCTCATGATTTAAAAAGCCCTTTTAATTCCATACTTGGTTTTTTAGAAATAATAATTAATGAGTTTGATAATTTCAAAAAAGAAGAAATTTTACAAATGATTAAAAATGTTTCTCAAAGTAGTAACAATGCCTACAGACTTTTAAATAATCTTTTGGAATGGTCAAAAATTCAAAGGAACTCAATAGAGATTAATGCACAAGTTCAAAAAATAAATGATATTGTACAAAATAATATTTCTTTCTT
This genomic stretch from Bacteroidota bacterium harbors:
- a CDS encoding PAS domain S-box protein codes for the protein ITHPDYLKQIKKLFDEVIKGNKSEFEIKKKCINKSGVIIDVFLRAKTITQKENKSSLIIGIISDITDTEKIKKSLHESENRLSKIIEASNDGMWDWDLKTDKVYFDDRYYQMAGYEPNEFPHEFSEFSKRVHPEDIDSVLKAANDYLKGKSEYFKIEFRFKKKNNDWLCIQGIGKIVEYDKDGKPLRFIGTHTDISKRKKIEDKLKASEEKYRSFFKTSQDCIFISSEKGKWIDMSDSAPEFFGYRNKEELKKINTYDLYKTVSDRDTHINEMIKQGFTKEYPIEMLKKDGSVINTLITSVLIKNEKTNTSEFQGVIRDITEKKKVEKKLKENEKFLKELNATKDRFFSIIAHDLKSPFNSILGFLEIIINEFDNFKKEEILQMIKNVSQSSNNAYRLLNNLLEWSKIQRNSIEINAQVQKINDIVQNNISFFEVEANKRKITLINNVDKTSIAFFDKNTIDTVIRNLISNAINFTPENGKVTISSQSTNNHVEISVSDTGVGMKKEKIDLLFRIDKNIASRGLNGQKGTGLGLILCNELVKKNEGNITIESKEGQGSKFIFTVPKS